The following coding sequences lie in one Candidatus Diapherotrites archaeon genomic window:
- a CDS encoding ATP-dependent DNA ligase, whose amino-acid sequence MHFELLAEYFDKIERASERLKMTDLLAELFSKTDSENIKNVVYLSQGQLGPNYAKVEAGLGEKLLMDALAKASGYTRHEIEKQFKEKGDLGLVAEALVAKKKQSSLFQEKLSVKKVFDNLLKIAKAEGPGSQELKLKLMAELLNSALPLEAKFIARIPLENLRLGIGDPTIMDSFALSLVEEGKKEKELVKRIEAQMKDKKIKEKEWNEELNRRIKVALRERIEEKYNIYSDLGEIARILKEKGLGGLEKISIEPGIPIRPTLAERLPSAEEILEKIGKCAVEAKYDGFRLAVHKNKDKIIIFSRQQENMTEMFPEIVEGVKKQLKAEAAVIEGEALAVNEETGEFFPFQVTIQRKRKYEIGEKAKEFPLKLFVFDVMMLNGKNFMNEPFKERRKLLEEIIKKGETIELTESIVTDDPKKINAFFEECVQRGLEGIIAKDLNAKYIAGARKFAWIKLKRSYKGELSDTVDAVIIGYYKGRGKRTQFGLGALLTAVYDDKKDEFKSIAKIGTGMTEEKMIELEKILSKIKASHKPARVNSELEPDFWVEPKYVIEVRADEITKSPVHTAGKTKELGFALRFPRMISIRVDRKPEEATTEKEIIKMYEQQKHVQTTEIREEL is encoded by the coding sequence ATGCATTTTGAATTGCTGGCTGAATACTTTGACAAGATTGAAAGGGCTTCAGAGCGCTTGAAGATGACTGACCTGCTTGCAGAATTATTCAGTAAAACTGACTCGGAGAACATAAAGAATGTTGTCTATCTTTCTCAAGGCCAGCTTGGGCCTAATTATGCAAAGGTTGAGGCAGGTTTAGGAGAAAAACTGTTGATGGATGCCCTTGCAAAGGCTTCAGGCTACACAAGGCATGAAATAGAAAAGCAGTTCAAAGAGAAAGGCGATCTGGGCCTTGTGGCAGAAGCCCTTGTTGCAAAGAAAAAGCAGTCTTCTTTATTTCAAGAGAAATTGAGCGTGAAAAAAGTTTTTGATAATTTATTGAAAATTGCTAAAGCAGAAGGCCCAGGAAGTCAGGAACTCAAATTGAAGCTTATGGCAGAACTATTGAATTCTGCTCTTCCACTGGAAGCAAAATTCATTGCGCGAATTCCCTTGGAAAATTTAAGGCTTGGGATTGGCGATCCAACAATAATGGATTCCTTTGCCTTGAGCTTGGTGGAGGAAGGAAAAAAGGAAAAGGAATTAGTGAAAAGGATTGAAGCCCAAATGAAAGACAAAAAAATAAAGGAAAAGGAATGGAATGAAGAATTGAACAGGAGAATAAAGGTTGCCTTAAGAGAAAGGATAGAAGAGAAATACAATATTTATTCTGATTTAGGCGAAATAGCACGCATTCTAAAAGAAAAGGGGTTAGGTGGATTGGAGAAGATTTCAATTGAGCCTGGAATTCCAATAAGGCCGACCTTAGCAGAAAGGCTGCCTTCAGCAGAAGAGATCTTGGAGAAAATAGGGAAATGTGCTGTAGAAGCAAAATACGATGGATTTAGGTTGGCTGTGCACAAAAACAAAGACAAAATAATTATTTTTTCAAGGCAGCAGGAGAACATGACAGAAATGTTCCCTGAAATAGTTGAAGGAGTGAAAAAGCAGTTGAAGGCAGAGGCCGCAGTAATAGAAGGTGAAGCCCTTGCAGTAAACGAGGAGACAGGAGAATTCTTTCCGTTCCAGGTGACAATCCAAAGGAAAAGAAAATACGAGATAGGGGAGAAGGCAAAGGAGTTCCCATTAAAACTTTTCGTGTTCGATGTAATGATGCTTAACGGAAAGAATTTCATGAACGAGCCATTCAAAGAAAGAAGAAAGCTGTTGGAAGAAATAATAAAGAAAGGCGAAACAATAGAGCTTACAGAATCAATTGTAACAGACGACCCAAAAAAAATCAATGCCTTTTTCGAGGAATGCGTGCAGAGAGGCCTTGAAGGCATCATAGCAAAAGACCTGAACGCAAAATACATTGCTGGAGCAAGAAAATTCGCCTGGATTAAACTAAAGCGTTCCTATAAAGGGGAATTAAGCGACACAGTGGACGCAGTAATTATTGGATACTACAAGGGAAGAGGAAAGAGAACCCAATTCGGCCTAGGCGCATTGCTCACTGCAGTGTACGATGACAAAAAAGACGAGTTCAAGAGCATTGCAAAGATTGGAACAGGAATGACAGAAGAAAAAATGATTGAATTAGAGAAAATACTGAGCAAAATAAAGGCTTCGCACAAGCCTGCGAGAGTTAATTCTGAACTGGAGCCAGACTTCTGGGTTGAACCAAAGTATGTCATTGAAGTGAGAGCAGACGA